A region of Nostoc sp. HK-01 DNA encodes the following proteins:
- a CDS encoding peptidase S8/S53, producing the protein MKRITCGILLTGCLWSGLGMFSISPQVTAVAQTQEDSNLFYLYKRQRIPLNQRQDVIAVTFKKVSTRSPAAQPLYLQLQESLQGSVRGGSGPKVSPLGENYAVVNLPAGTLNALQQRIQQQPYVENTLPILTRQQTKEVIVLPNEIIVSFDPKVDESQRQTILQQSNLTIVRPLRFNRDRYLVKSTRVAGTQILNVANQLNNVKSISSAQPNFIQSITDQSLETASKQVANFKGTEDRVLGKLLPSSQSPNPSRQPSRGISPKTSLLVLAWHLNSLPLQQCLPRLSSWELLQTCLQKSTVATKSLVSRTDIRVTDAWKRSNGGRGVVVAVIDSLIQWDHPDLVGSLYTVKAADKCPDEVHGWDFSSGGNSLDPCEIGDGDTRINRTELGILTARFQDTFKLSDTELIQQYSVEALEMKQKYPNASFEEIAQILRYVFRTYKVGAEFHGTWVSGIIAAKPQDNQGLVGVAPNAQILPVRLFGLNGSYSPSAYIEAIGYAADRGADIINLSLGSTLPTDGEEEAIADVLKAHPKLVIVAAAGNENSNRVAYPAAYPGVVAVGATNLLGNRAPYSNYGKGLAIVAPGGDLNTPGMLGGIPTTGGSWLDAFWQGMSTPESRWSTVLDARGKYWWVEGTSFASPAVAGVVALMKGENKEISREGLVSILKSTASYQGLAISDDDVRIYRSQRRKGEVSSAVKGQSYFFGKGLVNADAAVKAVQERR; encoded by the coding sequence ATGAAACGCATTACATGTGGTATTTTACTCACTGGTTGTCTTTGGTCTGGGTTGGGGATGTTCTCCATTTCCCCACAAGTGACAGCCGTTGCTCAAACCCAAGAAGATAGTAACTTATTTTACCTTTATAAAAGACAACGCATTCCCCTAAACCAGCGACAAGATGTGATCGCAGTTACTTTTAAAAAAGTGTCTACCCGTAGCCCTGCGGCTCAACCTCTTTATCTGCAACTCCAGGAATCTCTACAGGGTAGCGTTCGGGGAGGTAGTGGGCCCAAAGTTAGTCCTTTGGGCGAGAACTATGCTGTAGTAAATTTGCCTGCTGGAACCTTAAATGCCTTACAGCAGCGCATTCAACAGCAACCCTACGTAGAAAATACCTTACCAATCTTGACTCGTCAGCAAACCAAAGAAGTTATTGTTTTACCCAACGAAATTATCGTTAGTTTTGACCCCAAAGTTGACGAAAGTCAGAGACAGACTATTTTACAGCAGAGTAATCTGACAATTGTGCGTCCGTTGCGCTTCAACCGCGATCGCTATCTGGTCAAATCCACAAGGGTGGCTGGAACACAAATCCTCAATGTCGCCAACCAACTCAACAATGTCAAAAGCATCTCCTCTGCTCAACCTAACTTCATCCAATCAATTACCGACCAAAGTCTTGAAACAGCTAGCAAACAAGTAGCTAATTTCAAGGGAACTGAGGATAGGGTATTGGGAAAACTTTTACCTAGTTCCCAGTCCCCAAACCCCAGTCGCCAACCTAGTAGAGGGATTTCTCCAAAAACTAGCTTACTCGTATTGGCGTGGCATTTGAACAGCTTACCCCTACAACAATGTTTGCCCCGACTATCTAGTTGGGAATTATTACAAACCTGCCTGCAAAAGTCTACTGTTGCCACAAAATCTCTTGTCTCCCGCACAGATATTCGCGTCACCGATGCTTGGAAACGTAGTAACGGCGGACGCGGTGTAGTTGTTGCAGTCATCGATAGCTTGATTCAATGGGATCATCCTGATTTGGTAGGTAGTCTCTACACCGTGAAAGCGGCTGACAAATGTCCAGATGAAGTCCACGGGTGGGATTTTTCTAGTGGTGGTAATAGTCTCGACCCCTGCGAAATCGGCGATGGCGATACCCGCATCAATCGTACTGAACTCGGCATTCTCACAGCCAGATTTCAAGATACTTTCAAATTATCGGATACAGAATTAATTCAGCAATATTCTGTTGAAGCGCTGGAGATGAAACAAAAATACCCAAATGCGTCTTTTGAGGAAATTGCTCAGATTTTACGTTACGTTTTTCGCACTTATAAAGTCGGGGCAGAATTTCATGGTACTTGGGTAAGTGGGATAATTGCCGCTAAACCCCAAGATAATCAGGGATTAGTCGGTGTAGCGCCCAATGCTCAAATTTTACCTGTGCGGTTGTTTGGATTGAATGGAAGTTACAGTCCTTCTGCCTATATTGAAGCCATTGGTTACGCAGCCGATCGCGGTGCTGATATTATTAATCTCAGCTTGGGTAGTACATTACCAACTGATGGAGAAGAAGAAGCGATCGCAGATGTCCTCAAAGCACATCCTAAACTAGTAATTGTGGCTGCTGCTGGTAACGAAAACTCTAACCGTGTCGCCTATCCCGCCGCCTATCCGGGAGTAGTGGCTGTTGGTGCAACAAATCTTTTAGGTAATCGCGCTCCTTACAGTAACTACGGCAAAGGTTTAGCCATAGTTGCACCAGGAGGAGACTTAAATACCCCAGGGATGCTGGGCGGAATTCCCACCACAGGTGGTAGCTGGCTAGATGCTTTTTGGCAAGGAATGTCCACTCCTGAGTCTCGTTGGTCTACCGTGCTGGATGCGCGGGGCAAATATTGGTGGGTGGAAGGCACATCTTTTGCATCGCCAGCCGTCGCGGGGGTAGTGGCTTTGATGAAAGGAGAAAATAAAGAAATTAGCAGAGAAGGTTTGGTGAGTATCTTAAAATCTACAGCTAGTTATCAAGGGCTAGCTATCTCTGATGATGATGTTAGGATATATCGTTCGCAGCGACGCAAAGGTGAAGTTTCATCTGCGGTGAAAGGTCAGTCATACTTTTTTGGCAAAGGACTGGTGAATGCTGATGCTGCAGTCAAGGCGGTGCAAGAAAGGCGATAA
- a CDS encoding WD-40 repeat-containing protein: MNTMRGRTSKIILIALSTFLVAIAPTWPQNFSRFLFAPQVLAQTSNQRQTETVSGNFIDYFAQEREIKAHEGSVNSASFSPDAKLIVTAGADNIARIWDFSGKQVAELIGHQGNVKTANFNPDGKMIVTASFDGTARIWDASGKQLVELKGHQGNVHSANFSPDGKMIATAGADKTVRLWDLSGKQLREIKAHENSVYSANFSPNGNQIVTASADKTARVWDVSGKLLAELKGHQDTVWSATFHPNSKQIVTASDDKTARIWDLSGKVLAELKAHNDSVLNVSFSKDGQQIITASIDKTALIWKSSGRLIGKLQGHEGGVNSVSFSQDTKHIITASSDNTIRVWDTSNKVITELLGHKGKVNSASFSRDSKRIITESEDETIRIWDIYSKLVTEIKAPQEIQSAKFSPDGKLIVTTSQNKIARVWDITGKLITELKGHQDTVESANFSPDSKLIITVSKDKTARIWDISGKLITELKGDQDTVESANFCLYNSANFSQDNKQIITACGNIARIWNTSGKLITRLELKGPEYSIISANFSPDGKMVVTASIDGSAWIWDVSGKVVTKIDLPNTTTEKYSENRVYGADFSPDNKFLITATSDGARVWDISGKLITELKGHQDEVTSANFSPDGKLVFTASDDSTVRLWYVFDKLAASPKLPETPFSSNQPPQEEVKPRFSNGAEVITSVSFSPDNKLIVTGSQDGTAQIWDTSGKLLTELIGHQYQIKSIHFSADGKLILTASSDFAKVWDISGKLLATLEISEDIAASSASLSPDGKLAVITYSSFAENVLLWDTSGKLLTKLKGHTHPVNSANFSPDGKLIVTASADKTARIWDTSGKQLAELKGHLQEVKNAVFSPDGKLIVTISDEPIVRVWNTSGKLLTELKHKYGYIDSVSFSPDSKLIITSYLQSSSIVWDTSGNLIRELEGIKSFKFSPNGKQAVSISRDMALVGEITSQKFIPLRSDQGSIKDATFSPNSQLMVTVTEISSLPTKSIAQVWDISGKLLAELKPYPSTVNDAKFSPDGQLIIAAFDNGTVKVWNKSGKLLTELKGHQSAVKSASFSPNNKLILTSSSGTSIIWDTNGQQIAELKGYNASFSPDGKLIVTLSYKTVLLWDTNGQQIAEFKDHQDYISSVHFSADSKLIITTSNDKTVHVRDTNGKLITELKGNNLSFRSAILSPDSKLILTLAWDNRTRVWDISGKLVAELIGRQNYITNALFSPNSKLIITTYFYRVSNINVWDISGKLLTEFQISQGDIKDANFSPDGKLIVTAASDGIARVWETTGRLIVELKGHNGDISKASFSPNGQRIVTASDDGTARVWELSGKQIALLKLDEKIAATPKAEADRLRDLQLSPPNCAQAIEPWQTALKIYQQISDNENQVVILEQLGNAYYCLSDYTKAIEFYKNALEISKKITYVQKQGKNLVNLGNVYNSLADYETAIKYYNDALKILEQNQNTQLKAEVLQSRGNIYIAQGKSNEALQDLSEALTIDKNAFSIAKTKANLANIYYSLSDYNKAIQYYKESAELIPSEALGGLGNVYLALGDTAKAIGFHQQSLAKAQENENKEAEGNALNNLANSLRQAGKLPQAEKYLRSAITIWENLRVTLDDTNKISIFEKQTRTYRLLQEVLIAQNKIAEALEISERGRARAFIDLLNKRLSPNQTEQSKVTVLNIEQIQQIAKNENATLVQYSIINDEFKVDGKLQTQDSELYIWVIKPTGEVSFRSSDLKPLWQKENTTLAKLVTTSRQSIGVRGRGGVYVSAKPDATKAKQRLQRSHELLIKPIADILPSNPNDKVIFIPQGELFLVPFPALQYDQDKYLIEKHTILTAPSIQVLDFTSKQKRRVETLNAKSLIVGNPTMPKVELEPEKPPEQLKDLPWAEKEAKDIASILKTQALTGKEASKTAILQKMPEAGIIHFATHGLLDDNRGLGSAIALAPSSKDNGLLTAEEILNLKLNADLVVLSACDTGRGRITGDGVIGLSRSLISAGVPSVIVSLWAVDDNSTSFLMTEFYNNLQQKLDKAAALKKAMLTTMQKYPQPINWAAFTLIGES; the protein is encoded by the coding sequence GCCCTGATGGAAAGATGATTGCTACAGCAGGTGCAGATAAAACCGTGCGGTTATGGGATTTATCTGGTAAACAGCTAAGGGAAATTAAAGCACATGAAAACAGCGTTTACAGCGCGAATTTTAGCCCTAATGGTAATCAGATTGTTACCGCCTCTGCTGATAAAACGGCGCGCGTTTGGGATGTTTCAGGTAAGTTACTAGCAGAACTCAAAGGACATCAAGATACTGTTTGGAGTGCAACTTTTCATCCTAATAGCAAGCAAATTGTCACAGCATCAGACGATAAAACCGCTCGTATTTGGGATTTATCTGGGAAAGTTTTAGCTGAGTTAAAAGCACATAATGATAGTGTTTTAAATGTGAGTTTTAGCAAAGATGGACAGCAGATTATCACAGCATCGATTGATAAAACTGCTTTGATTTGGAAATCTTCAGGTCGCTTGATAGGCAAGCTGCAAGGACATGAAGGTGGTGTTAATAGTGTTAGTTTTAGCCAGGATACTAAACATATTATTACTGCATCATCTGATAACACAATTCGTGTTTGGGACACATCCAATAAGGTAATAACAGAATTATTAGGTCATAAAGGTAAAGTTAATAGTGCTAGTTTTAGCCGGGATAGTAAACGTATTATTACTGAATCTGAAGACGAAACTATAAGAATTTGGGATATATATAGCAAACTAGTCACTGAAATCAAAGCACCACAAGAGATACAGAGTGCGAAATTTAGCCCTGATGGTAAACTAATTGTAACTACGTCCCAGAATAAAATTGCCAGAGTTTGGGACATTACAGGTAAGTTAATCACTGAACTCAAAGGGCATCAGGACACCGTTGAAAGTGCCAATTTTAGCCCTGATAGCAAATTAATCATTACTGTATCTAAAGATAAAACTGCAAGAATTTGGGATATTTCGGGTAAGCTGATCACTGAACTCAAAGGAGATCAGGACACCGTTGAAAGTGCCAATTTCTGCCTGTATAATAGCGCCAATTTCAGCCAGGATAATAAGCAAATTATCACTGCCTGCGGAAATATAGCCCGGATATGGAATACATCAGGCAAACTAATTACCAGATTAGAATTAAAAGGCCCAGAGTATTCTATTATCAGTGCGAATTTTAGCCCAGATGGCAAGATGGTTGTTACTGCCTCTATTGATGGTAGTGCTTGGATATGGGATGTTTCGGGTAAAGTAGTAACAAAAATTGATTTACCCAATACTACGACTGAAAAGTATAGTGAAAATCGTGTTTACGGTGCTGATTTTAGCCCAGATAATAAATTCTTGATCACCGCAACTTCTGATGGCGCACGAGTGTGGGACATTTCAGGCAAGTTAATTACCGAACTTAAAGGTCATCAGGATGAAGTCACCAGTGCTAATTTTAGTCCAGATGGCAAACTAGTTTTTACTGCATCTGATGATAGTACGGTTCGGCTCTGGTATGTCTTTGACAAACTAGCAGCCTCACCAAAATTACCAGAAACACCTTTTTCTAGCAATCAGCCACCTCAAGAAGAAGTAAAACCTCGTTTTAGCAATGGAGCTGAAGTTATTACTAGTGTAAGTTTTAGCCCAGATAATAAATTAATTGTTACTGGTTCTCAAGATGGTACTGCACAGATATGGGATACCTCTGGCAAACTGCTAACTGAACTCATAGGACATCAATATCAAATCAAGAGTATACATTTTAGTGCTGATGGCAAGTTAATTCTTACCGCATCTTCGGACTTTGCTAAAGTGTGGGATATTTCAGGTAAATTGCTGGCAACACTGGAAATAAGTGAAGATATTGCTGCTTCTAGCGCCAGTTTAAGTCCTGATGGTAAGTTAGCTGTTATTACATATTCATCTTTTGCAGAAAATGTCCTACTTTGGGATACTTCTGGCAAGTTACTCACAAAACTTAAAGGTCATACTCATCCAGTCAATAGTGCGAACTTTAGCCCTGATGGTAAGCTAATTGTGACGGCATCTGCGGATAAAACTGCTCGTATATGGGATACTTCTGGCAAGCAGTTAGCTGAACTTAAAGGACATTTACAAGAAGTAAAAAATGCAGTTTTTAGCCCAGATGGTAAGCTAATTGTAACTATTAGTGACGAACCAATTGTTCGCGTATGGAATACTTCTGGCAAACTATTAACTGAACTCAAACATAAGTATGGATATATTGATAGTGTAAGTTTTAGTCCTGATAGCAAGCTGATTATTACTTCATATCTGCAAAGTTCTTCGATTGTCTGGGATACTTCCGGTAATTTAATTAGGGAACTGGAAGGAATTAAAAGTTTTAAATTTAGCCCTAATGGTAAACAGGCTGTATCCATATCTAGGGATATGGCTTTAGTGGGAGAAATTACTAGCCAAAAGTTTATTCCACTTAGAAGTGATCAAGGTTCAATTAAAGACGCGACTTTTAGCCCTAATAGCCAATTGATGGTCACTGTAACGGAAATATCTTCTTTACCTACTAAGAGTATCGCTCAAGTGTGGGATATTTCTGGCAAGCTTTTAGCTGAACTTAAACCATACCCCAGTACAGTTAATGATGCTAAATTTAGCCCTGATGGGCAATTAATTATTGCTGCCTTTGATAACGGTACTGTCAAAGTTTGGAATAAGTCTGGTAAACTTTTAACTGAACTTAAAGGGCATCAGAGTGCTGTAAAAAGTGCTAGTTTTAGCCCTAATAATAAGTTAATTCTCACCTCATCTAGTGGCACTTCTATAATATGGGATACAAATGGTCAACAAATAGCTGAACTTAAAGGTTATAATGCAAGCTTTAGCCCTGATGGCAAGTTGATTGTTACCTTATCTTATAAAACTGTTTTATTATGGGATACCAATGGTCAACAAATAGCTGAATTTAAAGACCATCAAGATTATATTTCCAGTGTTCATTTTAGTGCAGACAGTAAGTTAATTATTACTACATCAAATGATAAGACTGTCCATGTTCGGGATACTAATGGCAAATTAATCACCGAACTCAAAGGGAATAATCTTAGTTTTAGGAGTGCCATTTTAAGCCCTGATAGTAAGTTGATTCTCACCTTAGCTTGGGATAATCGGACACGAGTGTGGGATATTTCAGGTAAGCTAGTGGCTGAACTTATAGGGAGGCAAAATTACATCACAAATGCTCTTTTTAGCCCTAATAGCAAGCTGATTATCACCACGTATTTTTATCGTGTATCTAATATTAATGTGTGGGATATTTCAGGTAAGCTGCTCACTGAATTTCAAATATCTCAAGGAGATATTAAGGATGCCAATTTTAGCCCTGATGGAAAACTAATAGTTACTGCTGCATCCGATGGCATAGCACGAGTGTGGGAGACTACAGGTAGACTTATAGTAGAACTTAAAGGACATAACGGTGATATTAGTAAAGCTAGTTTTAGTCCTAATGGACAACGCATAGTCACTGCATCTGATGATGGTACAGCAAGAGTATGGGAGTTATCTGGTAAGCAAATAGCCTTGCTGAAATTGGACGAAAAAATTGCTGCTACTCCAAAAGCTGAAGCAGACAGACTGCGTGATTTACAATTGTCTCCCCCTAACTGCGCCCAAGCAATTGAGCCTTGGCAAACAGCTTTAAAAATCTATCAACAAATCTCTGATAACGAGAACCAAGTTGTCATTCTTGAACAACTCGGTAATGCTTACTATTGCCTTAGCGACTACACCAAAGCTATTGAGTTTTATAAAAATGCTTTAGAAATTTCTAAAAAAATTACCTATGTACAGAAACAAGGCAAAAATCTAGTAAATCTGGGTAACGTATATAATTCTTTAGCTGATTATGAAACAGCAATTAAATATTATAATGATGCTTTAAAAATTTTAGAGCAAAATCAAAACACACAACTTAAAGCAGAAGTTTTACAAAGTCGGGGCAATATTTACATTGCTCAAGGTAAATCTAACGAAGCACTTCAAGACTTATCAGAAGCATTGACTATTGACAAAAATGCTTTTAGTATTGCTAAGACTAAAGCTAATTTGGCAAACATTTATTATTCATTGAGTGATTACAATAAAGCAATCCAATATTACAAAGAAAGTGCAGAATTAATTCCTAGTGAAGCACTAGGAGGGTTAGGTAATGTTTACCTTGCACTTGGCGATACTGCAAAGGCTATTGGCTTTCATCAACAAAGTTTAGCGAAAGCGCAAGAAAACGAAAATAAGGAAGCAGAAGGTAATGCTTTAAATAATCTTGCTAATTCTCTTCGTCAAGCAGGCAAACTCCCGCAAGCTGAAAAATATTTGCGCTCGGCGATCACTATTTGGGAAAATCTTCGTGTAACATTAGATGATACTAACAAAATTTCCATTTTTGAAAAGCAAACTCGCACCTACCGCCTGCTACAAGAAGTGTTGATTGCTCAAAATAAAATAGCTGAAGCACTAGAAATATCTGAACGTGGTAGGGCAAGAGCTTTTATTGATTTACTCAATAAACGATTGTCCCCTAATCAAACAGAGCAATCAAAAGTAACAGTACTGAATATTGAACAGATTCAACAAATTGCTAAAAACGAAAATGCAACCCTGGTTCAATATTCAATTATTAATGATGAATTCAAGGTTGATGGTAAACTGCAAACTCAAGATTCAGAACTTTATATTTGGGTTATCAAACCCACAGGTGAAGTAAGTTTTCGCTCCTCTGATCTCAAACCCCTGTGGCAAAAGGAGAATACAACATTAGCAAAACTCGTTACCACGAGTCGTCAATCCATTGGTGTCAGAGGACGTGGTGGTGTTTACGTGAGTGCCAAACCCGATGCAACCAAAGCAAAGCAAAGATTACAGCGGTCGCACGAATTGCTCATCAAACCCATTGCAGATATCCTACCCAGTAACCCCAATGACAAAGTTATCTTTATTCCTCAAGGTGAGTTGTTTCTTGTTCCTTTCCCAGCGTTGCAATATGACCAAGATAAATACCTGATTGAAAAACACACTATCCTCACTGCACCATCAATCCAAGTATTAGATTTCACATCTAAGCAAAAACGACGTGTAGAAACTTTAAATGCCAAGTCTCTAATTGTCGGTAATCCAACGATGCCGAAAGTAGAGTTGGAACCAGAAAAACCCCCTGAACAATTAAAAGATTTACCGTGGGCGGAAAAGGAAGCTAAAGATATTGCGTCAATCCTCAAAACTCAAGCTCTGACAGGTAAAGAAGCTAGCAAAACTGCAATTTTACAGAAAATGCCCGAAGCCGGAATTATTCACTTTGCTACCCACGGCTTGCTTGATGATAACCGGGGTTTGGGAAGTGCGATCGCTCTTGCTCCCTCCAGTAAAGATAACGGCTTACTCACCGCCGAAGAAATCTTGAACCTGAAGTTAAATGCAGATTTAGTCGTTCTCAGTGCTTGCGACACTGGACGCGGACGCATTACTGGTGATGGTGTGATTGGTTTATCTCGTTCTTTAATTAGCGCAGGTGTCCCTAGTGTTATTGTCTCCTTGTGGGCAGTTGATGATAATTCCACATCATTTTTAATGACTGAGTTCTATAACAATCTGCAACAAAAGCTTGACAAAGCCGCAGCACTTAAAAAAGCAATGCTGACAACGATGCAGAAATATCCTCAACCTATAAATTGGGCTGCATTCACCTTGATTGGGGAATCGTGA